In Candidatus Epulonipiscium sp., a single window of DNA contains:
- a CDS encoding 16S rRNA (uracil(1498)-N(3))-methyltransferase, protein MPRFFVEPSQIKNDSIFIHGEDVKHISKVLRLKNGDKISICNGQGTDYQCIIKNMDKEIIVAQIVSNHLSQTEPKTKITLFQALVKSDKMDLIIQKTVEMGIFKIIPIVTERTVVRFENEKKERSRLARWQKIAESAAKQSQRGIIPEVEPVITLSEAFDRSKEMDCKLIPYEKETDKNLRSILSNFNGGNIAIFIGPEGGFEESEIALGKQQGIIPITLGRRILRTETAGLFTVSIIMYQMGEM, encoded by the coding sequence ATGCCTAGATTTTTCGTGGAACCGTCCCAAATTAAAAACGATAGTATATTTATACATGGAGAAGATGTAAAACATATATCGAAGGTTCTAAGGTTAAAAAACGGAGATAAAATATCAATTTGTAATGGACAAGGGACGGATTATCAGTGTATAATAAAAAATATGGATAAAGAAATTATTGTCGCACAAATAGTTTCTAATCATCTATCACAGACAGAACCAAAAACAAAAATAACTTTATTTCAAGCCTTAGTTAAATCAGATAAAATGGATTTAATTATCCAGAAAACTGTTGAAATGGGAATTTTTAAAATTATACCTATTGTTACCGAAAGAACTGTTGTAAGGTTTGAAAATGAAAAAAAAGAACGCTCTAGGCTGGCAAGATGGCAGAAGATTGCAGAATCTGCGGCAAAGCAAAGTCAGCGGGGGATAATTCCAGAAGTGGAGCCAGTTATAACCCTATCAGAAGCTTTTGATAGATCTAAGGAAATGGATTGTAAGCTAATTCCTTATGAAAAAGAAACCGATAAGAATTTAAGAAGTATATTATCTAACTTTAACGGTGGAAATATTGCTATATTTATTGGTCCTGAAGGCGGATTTGAAGAAAGTGAAATAGCACTTGGAAAGCAACAGGGCATTATACCAATAACATTAGGTAGAAGAATTCTTCGTACTGAAACGGCGGGACTATTTACTGTGTCAATTATAATGTATCAAATGGGAGAGATGTAA